The Chryseolinea soli nucleotide sequence CTCGCCGGGAGGAACGCAGCATATTCAAGTCGTTGGTCAGTGGTTATCGAGAATTGCTTCCCTGCCTGCAAGCAGATGTGAAATAGAAACTCGTTGGAGGAGCTGGGAACTTTGGCAATGCAATTTTTGTACTCACCTGCAAGGATTTTAATCCATCCGGCATTGTCGTCCAGTTCCTGCCTGCCGATTTCAACCGGAGAGATTGAAAAATATTCTGGCGCTTCAGACTTAAGATGTGAAGGCAGATTGATCCATAGTTTGACGATCGATAAATCGGGAGCGGTAGACTGGAACTCCGGTTGTACTCCTTCATCGCGCAAGACGCCGTTCCCAGCCTTCATCCAATGTGCTCCACCTGCGCTGAGCTTCTCGTGATTGCCCAGGCTATCCGCATGTTCAACTTCACCGGCCAGAATGTATGTTAATGTTGCAACGCCACGGTGAGGGCGAGAACCTCCGCCAAGAACTCCTTCGAGCGACTTGCTGAAGGATTGCCTGCTGGAAAGAACATGTTCAAGGAAAACAATTGGTCCAATCGCTTTGGCGAATTCATTAGGCAACAGGTGCAGCACCTTTATTTCACCTTGCCAGGCAGCGTTACTTTGCACGCGAAACCGAACCTTATTTTTGATTTTCCCAGACATAGCCGAGTTGCTGTTGACGTAGGTTAAAATTGCAACCCGCGGCGGGTAGATAGCGATGACAAATGACAAAAAAAATATGTGATATAAATCACATCGCGGTTGAATGCGCCAGTGAAGGATCTTACTTTTTGGCAGCGCGTGCCCTGATACGGCTAAGTGTTTCACGGTTGATGCCTAGGTAAGACGCAATGATGTGCTGAGGAAAGCGCTGTAGGAATTCAGGGTAGTTTTCTTCAAAGTGGTGAAGGCGGTCTCCGGATGATAAGCTGATGGCGGCTTCAATTCTTTTTTGTGCAGCTATCGCATGGTTGTTATCAAGTGTTAATATCCATTTCGTCATCACTGGAATACGATCCACCAAGTCGGATAAATCAGCCCTGGTCACCACCAGGCACTCGGTGTCTTCCCAGGCGTCAATATAATAGCTTGACGGAGTTTCTTTTATCAGACTTTCCCGGTCCGACGCCCACCAGTTTTCCAGGTATAACCGGATAACATGTTCCTCACCTTTTTCACCAACACGGTACTTGCGCATGGCACCTTTCACAATGAAGGCCGTGATCTTGCAAACCTCACCCTCTTGCAAGAAGTATTGCCTCTTCCTGAATTTCTTTGGTGTGAAGATGCTTTGGATCAAATCAATTTCCCATCCTTTCAGAGGAGTCGCCGTGAAACCATTAAGATATTTGATCAGGACGTCATACATTTTGCGAGGGCTAAGTAGATATAGGTCACGTTATCACGTTCTTGGAATATCGTCCACTCCATTTTTTAACAAGGCCCGTGCCGTGCACACCAGATTTTGTGCCTCCCGCAACAGTTTAATTTTGCCGTGTTCGTCTTTTACAAGCCTCCCAAAAAACAACTGATCAAACGGCCGATTGGTATGGGTTGCCATGGCATGGACTTCATATTCTGCAACAACCTGGTCATTATCTGCCATCAATAATCTGATGTTTGAGAATTTCCAATCCGGCACCATCTCCATCAGCGAGGCCAAGAACTTTTCAATTTCTCTTGGCCCTTCCAACCGGGGCTGCATATTTATGGTTTGCAGATAAGGAGTTTCCAAGACTCCGTCGGGAGCAAACAACGCCGCTGCTTTGGCAGGCGTAGAAAAAGCATCCAGATATTCCAACAAAAGATTTTTGCTATTCATCATTCCTACCCGAGGCAACAACAAGAGACATGCCATGGAGCCAAGCAGTTGTAAGTCAACTGTTTGGTGTGATGATAGGAGTAGCCGCTGACGATATTTCGTCAATTTTGACGACTAAAAGTAAGTGGCATTTTGATTAAGCCCTTCTGCTGGTTTACAGCGAGCCTTACTTAATGGGCCATGTAATACCCAAGCGCTTCATCTTGGATCGTAGTGTTGTGGGACGAAGCTGTAACAAATGACCTGCGCCACCTTGCCCGGAAATTTTACCATTACACCTTCTTAGCGCGGAAATGATGTGTTCCTTATCCATTTCATCAAAGGTCTTTATTTTTGGATCTGAGCTCTGGGAGAAGCTGGCACCAGGCAGTTGTTCGGGCATTTCAAATGAATCAATAACGGAGCTTTTAGCGAGCAGCACATGTCGTTCGATCAGGTGTTGCAACTCTCTAATATTACCCGGCCAGCTGTAGTTATGAAGTTGTTTCAAGGCCGACGCACTGAGCGTGATGTCTTTTCCTGATGCCTTCCCCATAATCTTCAGGAAATGGCTTGCCAGAGCAGGGATATCCTGTTTTCTTTCCCTCAAGGGCACAAGTGTTATCGGAAACACATTGAGACGATAATATAAATCGAGTCTGAAATTTCCATCAGCAATCTCCTGAAGTAAATCCCGGTTCGTGGCGGCGATGATGCGCACATCGGTCTTTATGGTCGTTCGACCGCCTACCCGTTCAATTTCTTTCTCCTGAATAGCTCTCAATAATTTACTTTGGACTTCCAATGGCAGCTCTCCGATTTCGTCAAGGAACAGCGTCCCCCCGTTAGCCAATTCAAATTTTCCGAGTCTTGTTTCTACAGAACCGGTAAACGCTCCTTTCTCATGTCCAAATAATTCAGATTCCACAAGGCTAACAGGCATTGCCGCACAATTTACCTTAACAAAAGGTTTACCCCTTCTATTTGAAAGTTGATGCAACGCTTTTACCAAACCTTCCTTTCCAACACCCGTCTCACCCATCACGAGCACGGTATTATCAAACGGTGCAACTTGCGATACTTTGTCAAGGGCCTCGAGCATCTTGGGACTTCTGCCAATGATTCCCTCCAGTTCGGGTTTCAATAGCTGGCCCGGATGCTTTGTACGCAGCGGCTTTTGTGGCGAATGCCGGTCATCTTCACTTTTCCTGACACTATCAATGACAGCGGCCAGAAGTTCCTGGACGGATTCAATCAATTCAATATGTTCCGAGGAATAGGCATCGGTATTATAGCAATAAAATGCAAGCGACATGTCGACGTCCCAGTGCTTCAACAGTGGTGCCCACAACATCGATTCAAAGCCTTTAATCTCCATGATCTTTCCTTCTGCTGCATTGGTCTTGCAATGCTCCCGATATCTTACACCGTTTAGATAGAAAGGCGTTCGCTTTTCCCTATTTTTCTTTCGCGTCTCCATGAGACTCGGCCATTGCTGACCATTACTATCAAGATCTCGGGATGAGTCAAACAGAAGGTATTCATCAAACCCAATCCGTTGATACCGATATACAGCACTTTCAGGTTTATTGATATCAGTGTCTACCACGACGAAATCGAACGGCAGAAATGACGTTAATGCCTTAACCAGAGACTGTACTTTTTCTGATTTTGCACCGTTCATTTCTTTAATATCCTGCAGCAGCTGGCTTAGCCAATGCTGTTGTGAGGATGTGAACTCGACACCTTTTCGGTGACGATATATCGCTATGTTAAGGGCCATCAGAATCTCACGTTCGCGAAAAGGTTTGATGAGAAACCCAAATGGTTTTGTCGCCAACGCTTCCTCCATGGTAATGGAATTGGAATTGGCTGTCAGATAAATAAAAGGAATATTTTTCTTATCAAGTGTTCGGGCCAGATCAATACCCGAAAGGTTCCCCTTTAAAAAAACATCGACCAGAACAACATCAGGTTTATTTTTCTCCATCAGCTCAATAGCTTCTTCAACAGATTTGGCAATACCATAGATTTCATATCCTTCCTTTTTCAGGATAATGCTAAGACTGTCGGCTTCGAGAAATTGGTCTTCGACGATCAAAACTTTGAGTGACATATACTGACGTTCTTTAATAGTTTCTAAAATAATTGCGTAGTATCGACCAACCTGTTTTGCTTGAGCAACCCATCGATGGAAAATACAACGCGGACTGTCGTGCCCTTGCCATTGAACATTTGACTTTCACCGGAGAGATCGGAAGCAAGCCCCTTGATTAACCGGATGCCAAAAGATACACTATCGCCGTCCACTTTTTCAGAAAAACCGATTCCATCATCCTCCACTTCAATGATTACTTTATTTTCCAAAGCCTTGTTAATGCGAACGGCAATGGTCCCCTGTATTTCACCGGGGAAGGCATGTTTCATGGCATTCGAAATAGCTTCATTCAGGATCAGCCCTACCGGCAGCGCAACTGAAATATCCAGTGAAATCGGATCCACAAACAAAGAGAATACTATGCGGCCGTCTGCTCCGTATGCTTCACGCAGATGCTCGACAAGTTCAACAACATACGCCGGCATCATAATCGAACCGTAATTGTTGGTATTATAAAGTCTTTGATGGATCATGGCAATAGCTTCTATTCTATTCCGGCTTTCCCTGATGGCGTCCATGACCGCTCCATTTTCCGTAGAGTCCATTTGACTGGTGAGCAAGCTGGTAACAATCTGCAGATTATTTTTCACGCGGTGATGGATTTCCCTCACCAACCATTCCTTTTGAATGAGCAATTCGTCTTTATCCGCGACCAGGTTTTCCAACTCAACGTTTTTCTCATTGACCTCCTGCTGTTTTGCCTGAAGTTGCTTGTACAGTCCTTGTTTGGTTCGATAGCGACCATATAATAATACTGACAACAGAGCGAGAGCAACGACACCGCCAATAACGATGTTACGAAGCAAGAGACTCTGCTGAAGGCTTGCCTCCTGAATGATCTGTTGTTGCTTGAGTAACTTAATGTCATTGTCCTTTTTCTCAGTTTCATGTTCCACCTCCATCTGAGCAAACTGAAATGTCGACGCCTCGTTTAGTATGGAATCCGTTAGACTCTTATGCAACTGATAGTTCACCAGCGCGGACTTGAAATTCCCCCTCGCGGAGTCAAGTTGTGATTTCAATAGATAAGCCCTCGCCATGTGCCTCTTGCCATTGTTTGGAACAAGGACCGAAAGGTAATCGGACATCGTTGTTTCTGCCTTGTTAAATTGACGGATATTCAGGTAGTACGTAACCAGGAAATGAAACGTGCTGAACGTGAGGACGTCTTTTTGAATGCCTTTCAGCAGACGTTCCATCTCATCAACGTATGGCCTTGCCTTTTCGAATTTCTTGGAACTAACATACGTGATAACGTAAAACAGGTTAAGGTGGAGACTGTCATACCGGCTCCACGGTTTCTGAAGGGCAGCCTCCCCCTGGCGGATCGACTCGATGGACGCGGCCTCCTTTCCCAACCGCGAATAAAAAAGACAATTAATTTCCGTGCAGACCAGTATGGATGATCGGTCGTTATACTTAATAGCTATAGACAACGCTTTGTTTGCATTGGGTATCGCCTGATCAAAATCTGATAGGTACGCATAGGCGACAGCAAGTCGCACATAGATAGTACACATCTGGAGTGTTGTGTCTTTTACCTCTTCTCCCGTTTTTACTGCCAGCAGGCCAAACCGGACAGCATCGTGTAAATCTCCTTTCTTTCCGAATATATAGCCCATGAGGTCATAAATGCCCTGCAAACTTTTGTGTCCAACGGATTTATAAATACTCAATGCTTCATTCAATTCTTTCATGGCAAGCTCTGCATTTCCAAGGATCTGGTCCAGGTCACCTAAGTCCTTTAACACATCTGCCTGTCTTTGCCTGCTGCCTGTAGTCCTGAAAAGCGCGAGGGCCTTGTCGAGGCATTTTCTCATTTCCTTGATTTCTGCAGCAGATTCCGATATCGAATAGTAGCGAGATCTTTCAACCCAGGCTTCCGCCATGTTTGCCGGATCAGAAATCGATTCATAGATTTTCAGCGATGATTCGATGTACGCTTTTCCATTTGCGCGGTCGCCTTTTTCACGATGGGCAGCGGCGTAAACAAAGTACGCCCTCGCTTCTGTTTTCTTATCATGCAATCGTCCATTGATCTGTTCAGCTTCACTAACTAATAGTTTGGCTGAATCAAGATCACCCGAGAACTCGCCAGGCTTATAGACGTAACAGAGCGCCAGCTCAAGTAAAAGTTTCGCCCTGCTTGAGTCTGTCCCGGTTTCTTTCAGCGCACGCGACAATTCATGTATTCGACGACTGGTTTGCTCAGCAGGAATTGTCTGAGCTTTTGTAGCAAAGAATGACGTAAGGAAAAGAATTTGCAGTGCAAGTCTACGGCACATAAATTATTCGACTTCTAATTTTAGACTGATCGATTACGCCCTAAAGCAATAAGTAAAACTTTGTTTGCAAGAATCATCTTTTATTAAGGTACTTCGTTGAAAAAAAATCGAGTTAAGCGAATCACGAAAGCATATGGCTTTTTGCAGCCACACGTAAAATTCTTTAGTGTAAAAACGTTGGGATTAAATCCATTCAGCCAGCCAGTGGCTCGAACAGTAAAATAATCAATAATGCCCCTATTCGCAAGAAAAGCCAAGCTCAAAAGTTGCAACCCTTAATTGGGGAGAACCGATGACAATTGTCAATAAAAAAGTGTGACAAAAGTCACAACGTTACGGGGTTGACCTACTACAAACAGGGTCTACTTCTTAGTGCCCCGACTGTTGATACGGCTAAGTGTTTCGCGGTTTATGCCCAGATAAGATGCGATGATATGCTTTGGAAACCGCTGTAAAAACTCAGGGTAGTTTTTCTCAAGATCGTGATAACGGTCCTCCGCGGACAGGCTGATAGCCGCATTAAGCCTTCGTTGTGTTGCCGCAGCGAAATTATCATCAATGGCCCTAATCCATCTTGTCATCGTCGGAATGTTATACACCAAGTCTGTCAGATCAGATTTCGTTACAATGAGCGTCTCAGTCTCTTCCCATGCATCGATAAAAAAAATTGAAGGTGTTTCTTTTATCAGGCTTTCACGGTCGGTTGCCCACCAGTTCTCAATCGATAAGCGTATGATGTGCTCTTCACCTTTATCACCCACCGTATACTGACGCATTGCCCCCTTAAGGATGAAAGCCGTGTGCTTGCACACTTCTCCCTCCTGTAAAAAATATTGTCTTTTCCTGAATTTCCTAGGCACAAAAACACGTTGAATTGCGTCAATCTCCTCGCTAGTCAGGGGGGTTTCTACGTGACGATTGATATAAGTAACAAGGGTGTCGTACATGATTCAGCGGAATATTAAAGGTATATAATTTGTCCATTTAAAGGGAAGGACAGACCCGGGAGTAAGGTAAAAGGCTGACAGATAATTTGTTGCAGCAAATTTAACCGCTCTTTAGGCGAATTCCAAGGTGCTGATAAACTGGTCAAGTCATTCATAGGCCGCAAGAGTCTTGTGCCATCCGCACGACTCCAAAAAATATATTTGAGACGCGTCTCCGGATACTTCAGAATTACAAATTAGTTACCTTCTCGGATTCTTGTATTCATTCTTATTCGCCGGTGAGGTTTTTATATTTTCCGAGTTCGAGGTTATGTTTTTAGTACGCCCACGGCTGCGTAATACGATTCACATTCCTTCCGGCCCCGTTCGACCGCTGCCAACATGCGTTTCTCGAACATGTCGGCGAAGTCGCCGTAGGCCAGATTTCCACAGAGCTTCATCACGATCATGCGTTTGAGTGGCATTTGACCGGATATGCGCGTGCTGAGATCCTCGCAGGGAATAGTATTGACGAGCTGATCATTTACCGCCTGGAGTGTACTGAACTTACGGAACCGATCAATGCATTCGCGTAGCAACGAGCATGATTCGATGAGCCGATCTTCGTGGTATACACCCGCTTCAATAAATGGGGTCCTCCCTCCAAGAAATTTGGCGTGGACTGGGGATTTTCGCCGGCCTCGTGCACGGTGATCTCATACGGGCCGGACAACAAGGGCTGATTGACCGGATCGGTTTAGGTAGCGCCACTTAGCGCTTGTTTCAAGACCTGGTTGACCACCGGGAAAATAACATCGTATACCGTCCAGTTGAAATTCAATTCATCGACGCCTGCTTTTGGATGGAATTCGTACCGGATACGGTAAATGGCTTCCCCTTCATTTTTTAGCATAACATAAATACGATTATCCTGGGAATGCTCATAAAACCCCAGGCTTTCGAACCCGATGTACTGCTTTACCTTCCGTTCAATTTCCTCAATCTTCATTCCTTGATGTTTGATCCTTCTATAGGTGGTCGTTGTGCTCCTCCCGTATATTTTATAGAAAATATCCAACGTTTCAATGGCGCCGCAGGCCCTGGGTACTTCCGTTGCCATAACCAGAATCGTTATGCCCCAAGAAGGAGCACCAAAAACGGCGATGCGCACCATCATGATCCATCTATAGTCAACGTCTTGTATTGTTCCTGGTCCAGACAGGCCTTCAGGGCTATCGCGGCGGCGAGGTAGGATTCGTATTCCTTCATCCCTTTATTGATGGCGTCCAGTAGTCTTCGTTCGAACCAGGCGGTAAAACGTCCGTACTCCGGATTGTCGCAGAGTTTCAAGATGATCATCCGCTTGAGCGCGGGGTGGTTGTTCATGCGGCTACCTACCTTTTCAAACTCCGTGGTTTTGATAAACAGATCATTTACGTGTTGCAGGGAGGAATAAGTCTCAAAGAACGGCAGAACAAATTGATCGATACCTTGCCGCTGCACAGCACACGCCCTGACCAGGCGGTGTTCATAATAGCTACTGTTTTCTATAAACGGCTCCACGCGA carries:
- a CDS encoding pirin family protein, encoding MSFVIAIYPPRVAILTYVNSNSAMSGKIKNKVRFRVQSNAAWQGEIKVLHLLPNEFAKAIGPIVFLEHVLSSRQSFSKSLEGVLGGGSRPHRGVATLTYILAGEVEHADSLGNHEKLSAGGAHWMKAGNGVLRDEGVQPEFQSTAPDLSIVKLWINLPSHLKSEAPEYFSISPVEIGRQELDDNAGWIKILAGEYKNCIAKVPSSSNEFLFHICLQAGKQFSITTDQRLEYAAFLPASSAIANDVEFQGGEVLAFTPLGELIEISNVRNTAIDIILFGGEPYNEPIVTEENFVMNTPHEITQAYNDYYDGKYGQINT
- a CDS encoding Crp/Fnr family transcriptional regulator; the encoded protein is MYDVLIKYLNGFTATPLKGWEIDLIQSIFTPKKFRKRQYFLQEGEVCKITAFIVKGAMRKYRVGEKGEEHVIRLYLENWWASDRESLIKETPSSYYIDAWEDTECLVVTRADLSDLVDRIPVMTKWILTLDNNHAIAAQKRIEAAISLSSGDRLHHFEENYPEFLQRFPQHIIASYLGINRETLSRIRARAAKK
- a CDS encoding nuclear transport factor 2 family protein produces the protein MMNSKNLLLEYLDAFSTPAKAAALFAPDGVLETPYLQTINMQPRLEGPREIEKFLASLMEMVPDWKFSNIRLLMADNDQVVAEYEVHAMATHTNRPFDQLFFGRLVKDEHGKIKLLREAQNLVCTARALLKNGVDDIPRT
- a CDS encoding sigma 54-interacting transcriptional regulator, which gives rise to MSLKVLIVEDQFLEADSLSIILKKEGYEIYGIAKSVEEAIELMEKNKPDVVLVDVFLKGNLSGIDLARTLDKKNIPFIYLTANSNSITMEEALATKPFGFLIKPFREREILMALNIAIYRHRKGVEFTSSQQHWLSQLLQDIKEMNGAKSEKVQSLVKALTSFLPFDFVVVDTDINKPESAVYRYQRIGFDEYLLFDSSRDLDSNGQQWPSLMETRKKNREKRTPFYLNGVRYREHCKTNAAEGKIMEIKGFESMLWAPLLKHWDVDMSLAFYCYNTDAYSSEHIELIESVQELLAAVIDSVRKSEDDRHSPQKPLRTKHPGQLLKPELEGIIGRSPKMLEALDKVSQVAPFDNTVLVMGETGVGKEGLVKALHQLSNRRGKPFVKVNCAAMPVSLVESELFGHEKGAFTGSVETRLGKFELANGGTLFLDEIGELPLEVQSKLLRAIQEKEIERVGGRTTIKTDVRIIAATNRDLLQEIADGNFRLDLYYRLNVFPITLVPLRERKQDIPALASHFLKIMGKASGKDITLSASALKQLHNYSWPGNIRELQHLIERHVLLAKSSVIDSFEMPEQLPGASFSQSSDPKIKTFDEMDKEHIISALRRCNGKISGQGGAGHLLQLRPTTLRSKMKRLGITWPIK
- a CDS encoding histidine kinase dimerization/phosphoacceptor domain -containing protein, with translation MCRRLALQILFLTSFFATKAQTIPAEQTSRRIHELSRALKETGTDSSRAKLLLELALCYVYKPGEFSGDLDSAKLLVSEAEQINGRLHDKKTEARAYFVYAAAHREKGDRANGKAYIESSLKIYESISDPANMAEAWVERSRYYSISESAAEIKEMRKCLDKALALFRTTGSRQRQADVLKDLGDLDQILGNAELAMKELNEALSIYKSVGHKSLQGIYDLMGYIFGKKGDLHDAVRFGLLAVKTGEEVKDTTLQMCTIYVRLAVAYAYLSDFDQAIPNANKALSIAIKYNDRSSILVCTEINCLFYSRLGKEAASIESIRQGEAALQKPWSRYDSLHLNLFYVITYVSSKKFEKARPYVDEMERLLKGIQKDVLTFSTFHFLVTYYLNIRQFNKAETTMSDYLSVLVPNNGKRHMARAYLLKSQLDSARGNFKSALVNYQLHKSLTDSILNEASTFQFAQMEVEHETEKKDNDIKLLKQQQIIQEASLQQSLLLRNIVIGGVVALALLSVLLYGRYRTKQGLYKQLQAKQQEVNEKNVELENLVADKDELLIQKEWLVREIHHRVKNNLQIVTSLLTSQMDSTENGAVMDAIRESRNRIEAIAMIHQRLYNTNNYGSIMMPAYVVELVEHLREAYGADGRIVFSLFVDPISLDISVALPVGLILNEAISNAMKHAFPGEIQGTIAVRINKALENKVIIEVEDDGIGFSEKVDGDSVSFGIRLIKGLASDLSGESQMFNGKGTTVRVVFSIDGLLKQNRLVDTTQLF
- a CDS encoding Crp/Fnr family transcriptional regulator, encoding MYDTLVTYINRHVETPLTSEEIDAIQRVFVPRKFRKRQYFLQEGEVCKHTAFILKGAMRQYTVGDKGEEHIIRLSIENWWATDRESLIKETPSIFFIDAWEETETLIVTKSDLTDLVYNIPTMTRWIRAIDDNFAAATQRRLNAAISLSAEDRYHDLEKNYPEFLQRFPKHIIASYLGINRETLSRINSRGTKK